Proteins co-encoded in one Actinomadura luteofluorescens genomic window:
- a CDS encoding ATP-binding protein: MAGLPGAGKSTLLNRLYGLRGDETAPVRAGDVRVIDSRQSRNWWARFLGPLPVRLRTPVVQATHVWRIGRAVVAGHGVVAHTRGTWPHILHCFAWLARRRGGRLHLILIDVAPETARAGQYARGRVVTSIAFARHCRRWRPLIARARSGGPLPPAAGVTVLDRDAADKLRAIHFT; encoded by the coding sequence GTGGCCGGCCTGCCCGGCGCCGGCAAGAGCACCCTGCTCAACCGCCTGTACGGGTTGCGCGGCGACGAGACGGCGCCGGTGCGCGCCGGGGACGTCCGGGTGATCGACTCCCGCCAGTCCCGCAACTGGTGGGCGCGCTTCCTCGGCCCGCTGCCCGTCCGGCTGCGGACCCCGGTCGTCCAGGCCACCCATGTCTGGCGCATCGGCCGCGCGGTCGTCGCCGGGCACGGCGTCGTCGCCCACACCCGCGGCACCTGGCCGCACATCCTGCACTGCTTCGCCTGGCTGGCGCGCCGCCGCGGCGGGCGGCTGCACCTGATCCTCATCGACGTCGCGCCGGAGACCGCCCGCGCCGGCCAGTACGCGCGCGGCCGCGTCGTCACCTCCATCGCCTTCGCCCGTCACTGCCGCCGCTGGCGCCCCCTGATCGCACGGGCCCGCAGCGGCGGCCCGCTGCCGCCCGCGGCCGGCGTCACCGTCCTCGACCGCGACGCCGCCGACAAGCTGCGGGCCATCCACTTCACCTGA
- a CDS encoding MBL fold metallo-hydrolase produces MTYTGNVEAGGRPDVRELPGLRVTKVAVGPYDNNAYLLRCTATGEQLLIDAANEAPRLLELIGDGPLARIVTTHRHEDHWMALSEVARATGAPVVAHPRDAVPLPEPVAAPVEHGDTVTVGQASLDVIHLRGHTPGSIALLYDAGGELADRPHLFTGDSLFPGGVGNTWGDPTRFRQLLADVEERVFDRLPDATWFYPGHGKDSTLGRERPSLPEWRARGW; encoded by the coding sequence ATGACCTACACCGGTAACGTCGAGGCCGGGGGGCGTCCGGACGTCCGCGAGCTGCCCGGGCTGCGGGTGACGAAGGTGGCGGTCGGCCCCTACGACAACAACGCCTACCTGCTGCGGTGCACCGCGACCGGCGAGCAGTTGCTGATCGACGCGGCGAACGAGGCGCCCCGGCTGCTGGAGCTGATCGGCGACGGCCCCCTCGCGCGGATCGTCACCACGCACCGCCACGAGGACCACTGGATGGCGCTGAGCGAGGTGGCGCGGGCCACGGGCGCGCCGGTCGTCGCCCACCCGCGCGACGCCGTCCCGCTCCCCGAGCCGGTCGCCGCACCCGTGGAGCACGGCGACACCGTCACGGTCGGGCAGGCGTCCCTCGACGTCATCCACCTGCGCGGGCACACGCCCGGCTCGATCGCGCTGCTCTACGACGCCGGCGGCGAACTGGCCGACCGCCCGCACCTGTTCACCGGCGACAGCCTGTTCCCCGGCGGCGTCGGCAACACCTGGGGCGACCCGACGCGCTTCCGGCAGCTGCTCGCGGACGTGGAGGAACGCGTCTTCGACCGCCTCCCCGACGCCACCTGGTTCTACCCGGGCCACGGAAAGGACTCGACGCTCGGCCGCGAGCGCCCCTCGCTCCCGGAGTGGCGCGCCCGCGGCTGGTGA